The following proteins are co-located in the Megalobrama amblycephala isolate DHTTF-2021 linkage group LG12, ASM1881202v1, whole genome shotgun sequence genome:
- the mecp2 gene encoding methyl-CpG-binding protein 2 isoform X1 codes for MPVLAWNYLTKCLETRLRGEDKNEDQEGSKDKTQKQKKNKKERQDVGKLEATVSVPPPPPLFTQGDVGQQTEAGKSEPTDPEVGAALSAPESSASAKQRRSVIRDRGPLYDDPSLPQGWTRKLKQRKSGRSAGKFDVYLINPEGKAFRSKVELMAYFQKVGDTTTDPNDFDFTVTGRGSPSRREKRPPKKPKVVKPSGRGRGRPKGSGKVRQATEGVAVKRVIEKSPGKLLVKMPFVAPKTEPGAPLVQAAVAKVRRGRKRKTEQEPPSTPKKRGRKPAAASQSTVGTGSAAAYAAAAILTAEAKKKAQKESSVKPVQERALPIKKRKTRETLEELEGSTTSGTTPTETKRLIASTVTPTGEEVETGQRPHKHPGRKHKEASTDPGNGSSGSGSGSGSGTATSGGGPKSHKKRDQRGQHFKHHHHHHHHQHHLQAMPPSTYTPQAHQLSLGHSTQGGPPVPATMENEPQDLSTSRPRAEHVACREEARTDSSSSRDAQNSSKMASADLRGQQTTVMGEGKELRDIVPPSAVPRPSREETVESRTQVSEPVS; via the exons ATGCCTGTCCTGGCGTGGAATTACTTGACTAAGTGCTTAGAAACGAGGTTAAG AGGTGAGGACAAGAATGAAGACCAGGAGGGCTCAAAAGACAAGACACAGAagcagaagaaaaacaaaaaggaacGGCAAGATGTGGGAAAACTCGAGGCCACAGTATCCGTTCCTCCACCCCCGCCCCTCTTTACGCAGGGGGATGTCGGACAACAGACGGAGGCAGGGAAGTCTGAACCCACTGACCCTGAAGTTGGAGCTGCACTCAGCGCTCCAGAATCTTCCGCATCAGCCAAGCAGCGGCGTTCCGTCATTCGGGACAGAGGCCCACTGTATGACGACCCTTCACTGCCTCAAGGTTGGACACGCAAGCTGAAACAGCGCAAGTCTGGGCGATCTGCTGGCAAATTTGATGTCTACCTGATCAA ccCAGAAGGGAAAGCCTTCCGCTCCAAAGTGGAGCTCATGGCATACTTCCAAAAGGTGGGCGATACCACAACGGATCCCAATGACTTTGACTTCACAGTAACGGGCCGAGGAAGCCCGTCTCGCAGAGAAAAGAGACCGCCAAAGAAGCCTAAAGTGGTCAAACCCTCCGGTCGCGGGAGGGGCCGCCCAAAAGGCAGCGGCAAGGTACGGCAGGCCACGGAAGGGGTGGCGGTAAAGCGTGTCATAGAAAAGAGTCCGGGAAAACTCCTTGTAAAGATGCCCTTTGTTGCCCCTAAAACTGAACCGGGGGCTCCATTGGTGCAAGCGGCAGTTGCCAAAGTGCGTCGAGGACGCAAACGAAAAACGGAACAGGAACCGCCAAGCACCCCCAAAAAACGTGGCCGCAAGCCAGCAGCTGCTTCGCAGTCAACAGTGGGGACAGGCTCGGCCGCCGCGTATGCCGCCGCGGCCATTCTCACCGCAGAGGCCAAGAAAAAAGCTCAGAAGGAGTCTTCCGTAAAGCCTGTTCAGGAGAGGGCACTTCCTATCAAGAAACGCAAAACCCGAGAGACTTTGGAGGAGTTGGAGGGATCTACCACCTCTGGAACCACACCGACGGAGACGAAACGACTGATTGCATCAACTGTGACCCCTACAGGGGAGGAGGTAGAAACGGGACAGAGGCCTCACAAGCATCCTGGCCGGAAGCACAAAGAGGCATCCACAGATCCAGGGAACGGCAGCAGCGGAAGCGGCAGCGGCAGTGGCAGCGGAACGGCAACCAGCGGCGGCGGACCGAAGAGTCACAAGAAGAGAGATCAACGAGGGCAGCATTTTAAACACCACCAccatcaccaccaccaccaaCACCACCTGCAGGCCATGCCGCCCTCCACCTACACTCCGCAGGCTCACCAGCTCTCCCTGGGTCACTCCACGCAAGGGGGGCCGCCGGTGCCTGCGACCATGGAAAACGAACCCCAGGACTTGAGCACCTCCAGGCCCAGAGCGGAGCACGTGGCCTGCAGGGAGGAAGCGAGAACTGACAGCTCCTCAAGCAGGGATGCTCAGAACTCAAGCAAGATGGCCTCCGCTGACCTGAGAGGGCAGCAGACGACTGTGATGGGAGAAGGCAAGGAGTTGAGAGACATTGTTCCTCCCTCCGCCGTCCCGAGGCCGAGCCGAGAGGAAACGGTCGAGTCCAGGACACAAGTGAGCGAGCCAGTGAGCTGA
- the mecp2 gene encoding methyl-CpG-binding protein 2 isoform X2 has protein sequence MAAAESGEERLRGEDKNEDQEGSKDKTQKQKKNKKERQDVGKLEATVSVPPPPPLFTQGDVGQQTEAGKSEPTDPEVGAALSAPESSASAKQRRSVIRDRGPLYDDPSLPQGWTRKLKQRKSGRSAGKFDVYLINPEGKAFRSKVELMAYFQKVGDTTTDPNDFDFTVTGRGSPSRREKRPPKKPKVVKPSGRGRGRPKGSGKVRQATEGVAVKRVIEKSPGKLLVKMPFVAPKTEPGAPLVQAAVAKVRRGRKRKTEQEPPSTPKKRGRKPAAASQSTVGTGSAAAYAAAAILTAEAKKKAQKESSVKPVQERALPIKKRKTRETLEELEGSTTSGTTPTETKRLIASTVTPTGEEVETGQRPHKHPGRKHKEASTDPGNGSSGSGSGSGSGTATSGGGPKSHKKRDQRGQHFKHHHHHHHHQHHLQAMPPSTYTPQAHQLSLGHSTQGGPPVPATMENEPQDLSTSRPRAEHVACREEARTDSSSSRDAQNSSKMASADLRGQQTTVMGEGKELRDIVPPSAVPRPSREETVESRTQVSEPVS, from the exons atggccGCCGCAGAGAGCGGAGAGGAGAGACT CAGAGGTGAGGACAAGAATGAAGACCAGGAGGGCTCAAAAGACAAGACACAGAagcagaagaaaaacaaaaaggaacGGCAAGATGTGGGAAAACTCGAGGCCACAGTATCCGTTCCTCCACCCCCGCCCCTCTTTACGCAGGGGGATGTCGGACAACAGACGGAGGCAGGGAAGTCTGAACCCACTGACCCTGAAGTTGGAGCTGCACTCAGCGCTCCAGAATCTTCCGCATCAGCCAAGCAGCGGCGTTCCGTCATTCGGGACAGAGGCCCACTGTATGACGACCCTTCACTGCCTCAAGGTTGGACACGCAAGCTGAAACAGCGCAAGTCTGGGCGATCTGCTGGCAAATTTGATGTCTACCTGATCAA ccCAGAAGGGAAAGCCTTCCGCTCCAAAGTGGAGCTCATGGCATACTTCCAAAAGGTGGGCGATACCACAACGGATCCCAATGACTTTGACTTCACAGTAACGGGCCGAGGAAGCCCGTCTCGCAGAGAAAAGAGACCGCCAAAGAAGCCTAAAGTGGTCAAACCCTCCGGTCGCGGGAGGGGCCGCCCAAAAGGCAGCGGCAAGGTACGGCAGGCCACGGAAGGGGTGGCGGTAAAGCGTGTCATAGAAAAGAGTCCGGGAAAACTCCTTGTAAAGATGCCCTTTGTTGCCCCTAAAACTGAACCGGGGGCTCCATTGGTGCAAGCGGCAGTTGCCAAAGTGCGTCGAGGACGCAAACGAAAAACGGAACAGGAACCGCCAAGCACCCCCAAAAAACGTGGCCGCAAGCCAGCAGCTGCTTCGCAGTCAACAGTGGGGACAGGCTCGGCCGCCGCGTATGCCGCCGCGGCCATTCTCACCGCAGAGGCCAAGAAAAAAGCTCAGAAGGAGTCTTCCGTAAAGCCTGTTCAGGAGAGGGCACTTCCTATCAAGAAACGCAAAACCCGAGAGACTTTGGAGGAGTTGGAGGGATCTACCACCTCTGGAACCACACCGACGGAGACGAAACGACTGATTGCATCAACTGTGACCCCTACAGGGGAGGAGGTAGAAACGGGACAGAGGCCTCACAAGCATCCTGGCCGGAAGCACAAAGAGGCATCCACAGATCCAGGGAACGGCAGCAGCGGAAGCGGCAGCGGCAGTGGCAGCGGAACGGCAACCAGCGGCGGCGGACCGAAGAGTCACAAGAAGAGAGATCAACGAGGGCAGCATTTTAAACACCACCAccatcaccaccaccaccaaCACCACCTGCAGGCCATGCCGCCCTCCACCTACACTCCGCAGGCTCACCAGCTCTCCCTGGGTCACTCCACGCAAGGGGGGCCGCCGGTGCCTGCGACCATGGAAAACGAACCCCAGGACTTGAGCACCTCCAGGCCCAGAGCGGAGCACGTGGCCTGCAGGGAGGAAGCGAGAACTGACAGCTCCTCAAGCAGGGATGCTCAGAACTCAAGCAAGATGGCCTCCGCTGACCTGAGAGGGCAGCAGACGACTGTGATGGGAGAAGGCAAGGAGTTGAGAGACATTGTTCCTCCCTCCGCCGTCCCGAGGCCGAGCCGAGAGGAAACGGTCGAGTCCAGGACACAAGTGAGCGAGCCAGTGAGCTGA
- the mecp2 gene encoding methyl-CpG-binding protein 2 isoform X3, translated as MAAAESGEERLGEDKNEDQEGSKDKTQKQKKNKKERQDVGKLEATVSVPPPPPLFTQGDVGQQTEAGKSEPTDPEVGAALSAPESSASAKQRRSVIRDRGPLYDDPSLPQGWTRKLKQRKSGRSAGKFDVYLINPEGKAFRSKVELMAYFQKVGDTTTDPNDFDFTVTGRGSPSRREKRPPKKPKVVKPSGRGRGRPKGSGKVRQATEGVAVKRVIEKSPGKLLVKMPFVAPKTEPGAPLVQAAVAKVRRGRKRKTEQEPPSTPKKRGRKPAAASQSTVGTGSAAAYAAAAILTAEAKKKAQKESSVKPVQERALPIKKRKTRETLEELEGSTTSGTTPTETKRLIASTVTPTGEEVETGQRPHKHPGRKHKEASTDPGNGSSGSGSGSGSGTATSGGGPKSHKKRDQRGQHFKHHHHHHHHQHHLQAMPPSTYTPQAHQLSLGHSTQGGPPVPATMENEPQDLSTSRPRAEHVACREEARTDSSSSRDAQNSSKMASADLRGQQTTVMGEGKELRDIVPPSAVPRPSREETVESRTQVSEPVS; from the exons atggccGCCGCAGAGAGCGGAGAGGAGAGACT AGGTGAGGACAAGAATGAAGACCAGGAGGGCTCAAAAGACAAGACACAGAagcagaagaaaaacaaaaaggaacGGCAAGATGTGGGAAAACTCGAGGCCACAGTATCCGTTCCTCCACCCCCGCCCCTCTTTACGCAGGGGGATGTCGGACAACAGACGGAGGCAGGGAAGTCTGAACCCACTGACCCTGAAGTTGGAGCTGCACTCAGCGCTCCAGAATCTTCCGCATCAGCCAAGCAGCGGCGTTCCGTCATTCGGGACAGAGGCCCACTGTATGACGACCCTTCACTGCCTCAAGGTTGGACACGCAAGCTGAAACAGCGCAAGTCTGGGCGATCTGCTGGCAAATTTGATGTCTACCTGATCAA ccCAGAAGGGAAAGCCTTCCGCTCCAAAGTGGAGCTCATGGCATACTTCCAAAAGGTGGGCGATACCACAACGGATCCCAATGACTTTGACTTCACAGTAACGGGCCGAGGAAGCCCGTCTCGCAGAGAAAAGAGACCGCCAAAGAAGCCTAAAGTGGTCAAACCCTCCGGTCGCGGGAGGGGCCGCCCAAAAGGCAGCGGCAAGGTACGGCAGGCCACGGAAGGGGTGGCGGTAAAGCGTGTCATAGAAAAGAGTCCGGGAAAACTCCTTGTAAAGATGCCCTTTGTTGCCCCTAAAACTGAACCGGGGGCTCCATTGGTGCAAGCGGCAGTTGCCAAAGTGCGTCGAGGACGCAAACGAAAAACGGAACAGGAACCGCCAAGCACCCCCAAAAAACGTGGCCGCAAGCCAGCAGCTGCTTCGCAGTCAACAGTGGGGACAGGCTCGGCCGCCGCGTATGCCGCCGCGGCCATTCTCACCGCAGAGGCCAAGAAAAAAGCTCAGAAGGAGTCTTCCGTAAAGCCTGTTCAGGAGAGGGCACTTCCTATCAAGAAACGCAAAACCCGAGAGACTTTGGAGGAGTTGGAGGGATCTACCACCTCTGGAACCACACCGACGGAGACGAAACGACTGATTGCATCAACTGTGACCCCTACAGGGGAGGAGGTAGAAACGGGACAGAGGCCTCACAAGCATCCTGGCCGGAAGCACAAAGAGGCATCCACAGATCCAGGGAACGGCAGCAGCGGAAGCGGCAGCGGCAGTGGCAGCGGAACGGCAACCAGCGGCGGCGGACCGAAGAGTCACAAGAAGAGAGATCAACGAGGGCAGCATTTTAAACACCACCAccatcaccaccaccaccaaCACCACCTGCAGGCCATGCCGCCCTCCACCTACACTCCGCAGGCTCACCAGCTCTCCCTGGGTCACTCCACGCAAGGGGGGCCGCCGGTGCCTGCGACCATGGAAAACGAACCCCAGGACTTGAGCACCTCCAGGCCCAGAGCGGAGCACGTGGCCTGCAGGGAGGAAGCGAGAACTGACAGCTCCTCAAGCAGGGATGCTCAGAACTCAAGCAAGATGGCCTCCGCTGACCTGAGAGGGCAGCAGACGACTGTGATGGGAGAAGGCAAGGAGTTGAGAGACATTGTTCCTCCCTCCGCCGTCCCGAGGCCGAGCCGAGAGGAAACGGTCGAGTCCAGGACACAAGTGAGCGAGCCAGTGAGCTGA